The genomic interval ATTATGTAATATTTATGACTAGTTATCTTAACTTATGTggtatattttcaattttcaaaatgagATGTCAGTAAAACTTCAGTTTAATAATCTTTCAATCTATGTTGCATAATCAACATAGTAAGAAGATtgatttgcaataaattaattaactCTTAATTATTGCTgtattttttctaaacaaatgtTGCAAAAAATTCAAATGTAAGTCATGTTTATAGGAAGGATGTACGCCATATGAAAGATTTTCCCTTGTGTGGCACAGAGACCTGAATGATGAGTCAGATGAGGTGGACGAGATGGTAAGCATACcgtgatcatatacatgtatatgccagtAGGAAAAGAGTGGAAAGTAGTGACAAATGATGGAGGATAACATATGTGTTCAAGAGTTATAATGTTAAAGCTATTCGCCCCTATTTCTGTAATTTCAAGGCTTGCTAAAACATGGGCATTTCAAGGCGAGCTGAGCAATGTCTTAAATTTTCTCCATGAAGCAAATGGAAGATTTTTATTATTGCGGGACCACAAATTGAATGGGGTATTATAGGAATGCCCCTCTGCTATCCAATAGTAAGTCTGTCCATGTGTCCATGAAAACTTATGTCTATCTTATATCTTCATTACACTTTGattgattttcataaaacttgccTTTAATTTTGACCTTATCAAGACAGTCATGCTTGCCCATGATTGAGGTTATACTTAAGGTCAAAGGTCTGGGCCATTATTTTGATCATTACTCCATATCTCATATGACCATTGCTGGATTGTTAAGAATCTGGGATTAATATTAAGATCACTGAAATatgtgcataatgcatgtatCAGTCTCTGTAACTGAAGGTAAAAGACATTCTTCTAGCCTCAGGTTAAAAGTTTAAGCTTCTATCTTTATGTTTCGCATATTTCTGGTGATCTTATTAAAGGACTTTCAATAAAACATAGacataatataaaaaaaggttAGTTAGACAATGTGCAGAAGGAATGACTGAGTTATGCTGGCTTCATGTCTGGGTCATAGTTCAAAGTAAAACAATTAAGATTATGCTTATGCATTTGTGTCCAGTCTACTAGtatataatatgtgtcttgttctgagaaaactgggcttaattcatgtgcgttaagtgttgtcccagattagcctggctaatcagggacgacactttccgcttttatggtatttttagtttcaaggaagtccctccttaccgaaaatcaagtttaggcggaaagtgtcgtccctgattagcctgtgcggactgcacaggcttatctgggacgacactttacgctcatgaattaagcccagttttctcagaacaagacacatatattccCTCTGAATGATTTTTATTAAGCTTTTTAACAAATGAAGGTCATCGATGTGATCTGCAGAAGGCATGAGTCAGTAATTCAGCTCAAAATCATGTTACATTTTAAGGTGAAATGGTGAAGTCTGGATTTTTGTGTATGTTCTTTTTCTTCAATCTtttcaaacatgtgtattaaGCTTGCAACAGGGTTCATGTTATTGAGATAATGTGTAGAGGGCATGAGTCAAGTCATTCGGGCTCAAGGTCAAGGTATTGTGCTAAAAGAAGACATGCATAAATCACACTGGGTTAAGTTCAATGGCACACTTGAAGGTCAATAGTTTAGCCTTTATTTTTTTGGTAAATGTGTCATGCCCCATGTTTCAGAGCTGTCTTGTCAGAAAACATAGTTCCATATTCTAGCCACAATGTTATAAACAGTTGCCATAGCCTCTGTATTAATCCTTTTTATACTCCCGGATTGAATGaatgggggtatattgtttttggcctgtctgtctgtctgtctgtctgtctgtctgtctgtcttgtcttgtcttggcctgcctgcctgcctgccttcctgccggcctgcctgcctgcctgcctgcctgcctgtcattgtatgtgtctgtctgtcattgtatgtgtcacaaaactttaactttggtcattacttttacaatattgatgttagcaacttgatatttggcatgcatgcgtatctcatggagctgcacattttgagtggtaaaaggtcaaggtcaaggaaatccttcaaggtcaaaggttattaaaaaaaaaaaaagcggcgcattaggaggcattgtgtttctaacaaacacatctcttgtttatagcCTTTCTATGGGTTTTCATGATTCTGTGCTACAATGTTAATGTAATGAATACTGCATGTTTGTGTAGAAAACATCAAATAATAACACTGGCTAAAGGTCAAGTTCAGACTTTGCGGTCAAAAGATTAGCCCTCATTGTGTCTGCTTCATATCGCTTATATTATTATGGGCTTTCATTAAAAGTTAATGTCATTCAGAAAATGTAAGTCATGAGTCAGCCTTATCTCAAAGTCAAGATCAGCTTTTCAAGGTCGGAAGAGTCTGGGTAAAGCACAAAGCCAGGCTGTCtcttagaaaatgcattgtgtttAATAGATACCTTGCTTTTCTTCAGGCCAAGCAAAGGTTTGCAGCAGAATGCAGGTTGAGAGGGGTACAGTGGCTGATTCACTTTACAGGGGACAAATTTCAGAACGTTAACATGTAAGTGTAGCTGAGGATGGTGGATCAGTAGTTTTCTTCTCCAATAATTGCAAAGGCATAGTTTAATCCTAATGTTAATTACACACCCCTGTCCAAAAATGGGGTTCTTGTTTATTTCCAATGTAATAGTTCTTTGCCATTCAGGGTCGCTAATCATTCGCGCCACCTcgtttttgagatgcattaataaatgagccaatgcaactttcgaggtggcgctcaggccctgaggttttgaaatttcatggataattttacagggtaattagttaaatatgtttttagtcccctactggtttcaccggaggggacttatggttttgtctccgtccgtccgtcacacttttctggatcctgcgataacttttaaagttctttatattttttcatgaaacttggaacatggatagatggcaatatggacattatgcacatcatttttatttcgttcctacgtcaaaaattatggttgctatggcaacaaatagactagaaatactgctgaaaatggtggtttttctggatcctgcgatacctttaaaagtttttaatattttttcatgaaacttgaaacatggataaatggcaatatggacattatgcacgtcatttcatttggttccgacgtaaaaaattctggttgctatggcaacaaatagactagaaatactgctgaaatggtggttttctggatcctgcaataacttctaaagttcttaatattttttcatgaaacttgaaacatggatagatggcaatatgaacattatgcacgtcatttcattttgttccttaataaaaaattctggttgctatggcaacacgtatatattttaaaaaatctggaatttctgacaatgttggagccggtaggggacttatattgcttgacaatagtcttgttttaacatattttgcattatttttaaaatcgggcaatgtagtgtgattcagcgaagattaattcatccaaacatttacagaaacatacattcttaACCTTTTAAAAAAGTGAGAACCTTTATAGGTTGTGGcctggtggagttttaaaaagcattttgatgAGTTTTTCCGGTGTGACGAGAAAATTTCAACCAAATTAAATTGCTCACAGAATCAAGTGATTGCTAGCAACATACataagatgctgcatgcacaaaaatatttgCTTCTTGCCGAcatagtagataattttgcatggAGCCAATACTAAGCAGATGGCACTTAttatatgtatcaattaacagtcgtatcacAACGAAATTATCACCTGACATACattttagccttgttctgagaaaactgggcttaattcatgtgcgtaaagtgatatcccagataagcctgtgcagtccgcacaggctaatcagggaagatactttctgcctaaacttgattttcggtgaggagggacatccttgaaacaaaaaataccataaaagcgggatgtgtcgtccatgattagcccgtgcagactgcacaggcttatctcggatgacacttaacacacatgcattaagctccgttttctcaAAACATGACACATTTGATGGATGGGTGCACCCAATTCATCGCCCTGCCCCTGGCTTTGGGTTTGACTTTACTCAGTTGTATTGTCCCCTAtgggtttcactggaggggacttatggttttctctctgtctgtgagtctgtcaaccttttctggatcctgctttGACTTAaaatgttcttcatattttttcatgaaactttaaacatggatagatggcaatgtgaacataatgcacgtcatttcattttcttcctacgttaaaaattctggttgctatggcaataaatctataaaaaaatcaaaacaatctgacaatggtgtagccagtaggggacatatattgcttggcaatagttttgttCAGGTAAGAGAAAAGATTGGAGATAAGTAAGGATAAGATAGACACGATAGGATAAGAGATTGAGATATTATGGTGGACAAATACTTGGAGTTGAAAACTGGATAGAGAGGCCAGACTTGATAATTTAATAAAACTACGCATTTAGGCTTTTTTCATGGTTTCTGTGGACCTTTAGAGGAACATGTTTAGACCTGTCAACTGAAAAATGAATTGAGGTATAAATAGAACATGAAATCATGCTAGTCATACCGTCTTTTAAATAAAGGGTAATGAACAACTGgacattttttttctttgtgTGTGAAAGTATGTCATATTATCTTTTATGTTCAACTAACTCAGTTGTCCCTTTTGTTTCCAGACAAACACAGCAATTTGAAAGACTCTACTTACCTGCTCCGTTGACTGTATTGGATCCGCTCTGTCCTCTCCGAGAGGGCCTCTTTAAGGGGATGTACAGTGCGCACGGTACTGAGATCATGTTGGTGACTATCAACTGGGAGAAAAAGGACGTGTCGGTGCTGAAAATTTCAGTAAGTTGAAATAAGGCTTTCTTGTACATCAACAGCAGTGATCTGTCTTGTAATGTTTGCGGTATAGTCAATAAAGATCAAACAACTGTTAGGAGTAGGCAGCATGACTATCAAAACATATGAGAAGTTCTTGTAATTTCATTGTTCAAAATACCTTAAAAAACCTTTTACATTCTTTCTCAATGTTTTATACATCAAGTTTCAACAGTTATGGTATGACaaagatttgttttaaaaataagtgTTGAAAGCAACATGATATATGACTGCTCTTTTTCGGTAAAATTCtatggtacatgtatatgattgtaAATTACACCTTAAATAAGATCTGTATATGTTTTAATAGTTATGAATTCAAGTTTGAAGTGTAAGTATTTGTCTGTAAATGGATTGTAATTTTAATTAACTTTCAGGGCGACAGTAATGTCCCAGCAGGTGAAGTAAGTGTGGAGGCTGACCTGTCTAGGCCCATGCTTCTCACGCGAGAACAGCAGATTACCATAGAACAGGTGGCTGCTATAGACCGCGATGCCCCTTTACCCGTCATCGGTGATGCATTGACGTCCTTTAGACAGCCCTTTGTGATTCCTACACATGAGAGTGCTGATATGGAGGCGCCTGACATGTGCTTATGCAGGTTGGAGTTTAGTTTTTTCCTATCATTCTGCAGTAAGGTtgagatttgtttaaaaaaaagtgtgaACATAATTATGTTGTCATCATCTaacatgaaacaatttttatatGCTAATGGACAATCATACTATTACAACCAATATGGGTACTGGATTTGTTTAGGTGTCAAGCATTTTAATAAGCCCATACTCCAAATATAATATACACTGAAAACATTTTCTTAACttcaattatataaaatgtgattTTGGAGTAACTACATGTAAATATATGTGAGAAATTTAAAAgcacataaacactcaaaatcacaAATATCTCGCACAGTATTTCGAACAATAAATTTAACACATAAAACAACAGAGTCCCTTATAAAATTAGCCAAAATTTTAATGCTAGATTTGGTTCGGTAGGTTTAATGAGACAGGAAATGctcaattttatgttttttgtcacaatatatttTCCATGTGAATTTCTGATGACGATATCCTTTTATTTACGAGCGAACACAAGATTGGATTCGGGCAACGTAGGAAGCACTACCTACttgtagttctcatgaatacaACGTTTTTCCGGcgctgcccgaagccagtctTGCATTCGCTTGTAAATATCGTaacgggaaattcacatggaatactAAAAGTATATTGTCgcacaaaatatcaaaacaactgtTTTGTATATCGTTTAGTCAATGTTACCATACTAGCGCTGAAActatggctattgctataaggtacactgatttgttatgggttaactttattttgcaatatatttcgcgaaatattcgttgagtttgagtatttatgtgtgactttaattgtttatttttcttCATATTAATATTTTCGTTCTTATAATGAAACTGATTTTTTATCTACCAGGTTTGTCAAGCGAAAAGGCTTGCATGGCTTTTtttggggtgggtgggtgggggttggggggggggtgcAGGTGAAACACGTGAACATCatcattattgataaaaaaaactatgcAATTTCTTATGTAtgagataaatattaatataacacaTAAGACATGAAAACAGAGTTCTGGGGAACGCGGATGACCTTTTTGCATAATTGCACATCTGGTTTGCAGCTATGCTTGTTCACGGCCGTttatcacgggcgccacctctttttggcgATGCATTTATAAAGGAGCCAATGCTTCCTAGGCGGCTCTTAGGACCGGATGTTTGGAAATATCAAGATTAATTCTTCGGGATGAGTAGATTGTACTtgtattttcaacatatttcccattattaaaaaaatccggCAATGTTGTGCGATTCAGCAgagattaattcatccacaaatgtacagaagCATACAATCACAACACATTTGGAAACGTGGGGACCTTACTTAGTTGTGCCATGGTGGAATTTTGGAAAGCAATTCTATGTTTTTTGCCCGCGTGACGAGTAACTGTCCACAAGATCAATACCCAAatgacatcaaacgattgcgctCAACTGATACTAGTTGCTGCATGCACAAACACATTGGCCTCTTGGGGATTTAATAGATAAGTTTGTATTTTTCCATAAGAAATGGAGCCAATACCAATAAGGTGGCGCTTAGGACAGGAGGTGGTGCCAATGCACGATATATGAACCATCACTTGACCCCCAACTGATAAATATGTTCCTtttcagaatttatttttatttaaaaacgttcTTGCGTCAACCCAATCTGTACAGAACATGTACACATTCTAAAACAAAGAAGACGTAAATATATAAGAAGCCAATTTAATTATAATGTCATCAATCTGACATAACGATATAAACTCAAAACATGTAAAACTAAATAAATCCAATAACAACATTCTCAACATTCTCAAAATAGTTCTTCTGAGACAAA from Dreissena polymorpha isolate Duluth1 chromosome 1, UMN_Dpol_1.0, whole genome shotgun sequence carries:
- the LOC127834082 gene encoding F-box only protein 31-like isoform X2; protein product: MEDKDRLLWWTRTSAVSVEPSSGISLEWHRRMYKTTTPCTINAEGCTPYERFSLVWHRDLNDESDEVDEMAKQRFAAECRLRGVQWLIHFTGDKFQNVNIQTQQFERLYLPAPLTVLDPLCPLREGLFKGMYSAHGTEIMLVTINWEKKDVSVLKISGDSNVPAGEVSVEADLSRPMLLTREQQITIEQVAAIDRDAPLPVIGDALTSFRQPFVIPTHESADMEAPDMCLCRYHALGTVSPTGYVDPQRIPVHFVVFDADTFGVIWIDLYHFSFYRRVHEELGASGVS
- the LOC127834082 gene encoding F-box only protein 31-like isoform X3 — encoded protein: MYKTTTPCTINAEGCTPYERFSLVWHRDLNDESDEVDEMAKQRFAAECRLRGVQWLIHFTGDKFQNVNIQTQQFERLYLPAPLTVLDPLCPLREGLFKGMYSAHGTEIMLVTINWEKKDVSVLKISGDSNVPAGEVSVEADLSRPMLLTREQQITIEQVAAIDRDAPLPVIGDALTSFRQPFVIPTHESADMEAPDMCLCRYHALGTVSPTGYVDPQRIPVHFVVFDADTFGVIWIDLYHFSFYRRVHEELGASGVS